The genomic interval CCGCCAGCCCGAAATCGCACAGGTAAGAGCCGGGCAGAATGGTGGGCGATACCGGCTTCATGACAAGATTGGCATGTGGCGCGCGCGCAGCGGCCCAGGTCAGGTTCTCGATCAGCGTTCGGCGCGCATGACGTCCCTGGGCGGCGCCCGGGATGATGCGGATATGCCGGATATGCAGCGCCTGCGCCAGCCGCAGCGCCCGGTCGAAATCGCTGCGAAACCGGCTTTCCAGACCGGGGACCGCCGCAAAGCCGCGCGGGCCGCCCGACCAGTTGGGCGGCGGGCAGTTCATCAGCACGATCTCTAACCCCGCCGATTGCGCGGCCTGAAACAGCGCGCGCGGGTCCATGTCATAGGGATACAGGATCTCGACCGCCCCGAACCCGGCCTCGGCTGCCGCGGCAAAGCGATCCAGCATCGGCAGTTCGGTAAAGAGATAGGTCAGGTTCGCGGCAAATCGCGGCATGATCTGCCTAGGGTTCCAGCGCGAAGAATTGCCCGGCAGAGCGCACGCCGGTCCTGCCATCCACCTCATCCGCCGCGGCGGCCAGCCGGTAGAAGGTCTTGCGGTCGATCAGGGCCTCCAGCCCGGCGCGGACATGGACATAGGGACGCGGTTCCTGCGCATCGCCGCGCATGATGATCGGGTGATCGGCATCGGCCAGGACCTCATCGCCGACATTGGTGGTAAAGGTGACGCGGTCCGGCAGAATCTCGGCATCGGTGGCGATGAACGGGGCATCCTGCACGCGAATGCCGACCTTCTCGACCGGGGTGACAAGAAAGAACTTGCCATCTTCGCGCTTCAGCACGGTGGAAAACAGGCGGACCATTGCCGGGCGTCCGATGGGCGTGCCCTGATAGAACCATGTCCCATCGGCGCGGATTTCCATGTCCAGATCGCCGCAAAACGGTGGATTCCACAGGTGAACCGGCGGCAGTCCGCCCTTGGCGGCCTTGCTGGCTGCGGCGGCGATGCCCTCGGCACTCACGTTTTTGTCACTCTCTTGCGGCATTCCCTGTGGTCGCCTTTCCTCAAACTCCCTATGTTCGGTTCTAAAGCAGCAAAAGGACAATGTCATGAGCTTGGATGAGAATCTGGTGCCCGAGGTCGAGCGGCTTGGCCAGCAGCTATCCGACGCGCGCGCCAGCATTGAGCGACGCTTTGTCGGGCAGCATGATGTTGTGGAACAGGTTCTGGCGGCGATTCTGTCGGGCGGTCACGCGCTGCTGGTGGGCCAGCCCGGTCTGGGCAAGACGATGCTGGTCGATACGCTGGCCACGGTGATGGGGCTGGACAGCCAGCGAATCCAGTTCACGCCCGATCTGATGCCCGCCGATATCCTTGGATCAGAGGTGCTGGACGTGCTGCCCGATGGCAGCCGCGCCTTTCGCTTTATCGAGGGGCCGGTCTTTACCCAGCTTCTGATGGCGGATGAGATCAACCGGGCCTCGCCCCGCACGCAATCGGCGCTGCTGCAGGCGATGCAGGAACGCGAGGTGACCGTCAGCGGCAAGCACCGTCCGCTGGGGCGCCCCTTTCACGTTCTGGCCACCCAGAACCCGATCGAGCAAGAGGGCACCTATCCCTTGCCCGAAGCGCAGCTTGACCGCTTTCTGATGCAGGTGGATGTCGATTACCCCGACCGCGACACCGAGCGCGACATCCTGCTGGCCACGACCGGCATTGAGGAGGCACAGGCCCATGCCGCCTTCACCGCCGATGCGCTGATCGCGGCACAGAAGCTGGTTCGCCGCATGCCGGTGGGCGAAACCGTGGTCGAGGCGATTCTGGATCTGGTCCGTGCCTTCCGCCCCGGCTCGGACGAGGCGGACAGATCCGTTGCCGATGCGCTGGTCTGGGGACCGGGGCCGCGCGCCGCGCAGGCGCTGATGCTGGTGACACGGGCGCGGGCCGTGCTGAACGGGCGGTTCGCGCCGGTGCTGGACGATGTGGCGGCCTTCGCGGCGCCGGTGCTGCGCCACCGCATGTCCCTGTCCTTCGCGGCGCTGGCGCGGGGCGAGACGGTGGATGGCGTGATCGCCCGCGTGCTGGATGCACGCCTGTTGCGCCAACAGGCGGCATGAGGCAGCGTTGAGCCTGGGGCCTGCCGAACTTCGCGCCGAAGCGCAGGGCGTCAGCGCCCATCTGCCGGGGCTGATCCTGTCGGCGGAGCGCCTGTCGCACATGGTCGCGCCGGGCGCGCATGGCCTGCGCCGGGCCGGTCCGGGCGAGGATTTCTGGCAATATCGCCCTGCCGAACGGGGCGAGGCCGCGCGCAATATCGACTGGCGCCGCTCGGCCCGGTCGGATGGCGAATTCGTCCGCGACCGCGAGGCGCAAAGCGCCCAGACGCTGAGCCTGTGGGTCTCGGGCGGGCAGGGCATGCGCTACAGCGGCGATCCCGAACGTGTCACCAAGGTGCAGCGCGCGCAGGTTCTGGCGCTGGCGCTTGGGATGATCGCGCTGCGCGGCGGGGAAAAGGTCGGCCTGCTGGGTCAGCCCGCCCGCGCCGGTCGGCGTCAGGTGGAACGGTTGGCGCAGGCGATCAGCGCCTCGGTCGCGGCGGAAACGGATGGCGACGCGCCCTTGCCGGATGTGCTGCGGCCCAATCAGCGGCTGGTGATCATCTCGGATTTCCTGACGGATCCCTCCTGGGTTCAGGCCTTGCTGGCGCGAGCGGGCAGCATCGGGTTGCGGGGCGTTCTGCTGCAGGTGCTGGACCCGGATGAGGAAGAGTTTCCCTTTTCCGGCGCCGTCGAATTCCGGTCGCTGTCTGGGACGATGCGCCATGACAGCCGCGATGCGGCGGGCCTGCGCGAGGCCTATCTGCTGCGACTGGCCGAACGGCGCGACTGGCTGCTGAAACATGCGCAGGGCGCGGGATGGCATTTCGGCCAGCACCGGACCGATCACTCGGCGGCGGTGGCGCTTGGCTGGCTGTATCAGGTTCTGGGGGGCTGATGCTGGTTCTTGGACCTCTTGGCTTTGCCGCGCCCTGGATCCTGTCGGCGCTGATCGCGCTGCCGGTGCTGTGGGTGATCCTGCGCGCCATGCCGCCCGCCCCGCGTCGCGTCAGCTTTCCCGGCGTCGAATTGCTGCAGGGGCTGGCCGACCGGGTGCCGATTGCGCATCGCACGCCCTGGTGGCTGCTGCTGCTGCGGATGCTGGCGATTGCGGCGCTGATCCTGGCCTTTGCCGGGCCGCTGTGGCGTCCCGTGCTGCAGGTGCAGGGCAACGGGCCGCTGCTGGTGGTGATGGATGCGGGCTGGGCCGCCGCGCCCGACTGGGCCAGCCGCCAGGGCCGGGCCGAGCGTGCGCTGACACAGGCCGCCGCTGCTGGCCGCCCGGCCGCGCTGCTGATCGCCGATGGTCAGGGCAAGGGCGCGCTGGAATTCGCCCCCGCCGATACGCTTCTGGCGCGGCTGCGCGCGGCAGAGCCGGTCTCCTGGCGCTCGACCCTGCCGCCGGACCCGTCTACGGCCCTTGCCAATCTGCCCGAGGGGGAATTGCAAAGCCTGTGGCTCAGCGACGGTCTGGACCATCCGGGGCGATCCGAATGGCTTGCCGATCTGACGGCGCGCGGGCCGGTCACGGTGGTGCCGCCCCTGCAGGCGGCGCGGGCGCTGACGCTGCATGGCGGCGATACGCCCTCGCTGACGCTGACCAGCGCGGATGACACGGCGCCCGAGATCCTGGCCGTCGGCCCTGATCCGCAGGGGATCGAGCGTCCGCTGGCGCGGCTGACGCCCGGCGATGGCGTCACCCAGGGCGGCGTGACCTCGCGCCCGACCGCCATCGACCTGCCGCCGGAATTGCGCAACCGCATCACCCGCTTCCAGATCGCCGAGGAAGGTCATGCCGGCGCGGTGGTGCTGGCCGATGACCGGGTCAAGCGGCGCAAGGTCGGACTGGTCGGCGATCCTGACCGGCAGGCCGAGGGGCAGCAATTGCTGTCGCCGCTGCATTACCTGCGCCGCGCTTTGGCGCCCAGCACCGATCTGGTCGAGGGCAATCTGGGCGATGTGCTGCGCAGCGCGCCCGATGTCGTCATCGTTGTCGATCAGGTCAATCTGCCCCGCATCGGCGAACTGGCCGAATGGGTGGATGCGGGCGGCTTGCTGATCCGCTTTGCGGGGCCGCATATGGCCGCCGATGAAGACCTGCTGTCCGAACCGCTTTTGCCCGTCGCGCTGCGACAGGGCGGGCGCGACATCGGTGGCGCGCTGAGCTGGGGCGATCCGCGCGGTCTGGCGCCGTTCCCTGCCGATGGCGTCTTTGCCGGGCTGAACGTGCCGGGCGATGTCAGCATCCGCGCGCAGCTGATGGCCCAGCCCGCGCCGGAACTGGCGCCCCGGACCATTGCCGCGCTCAGCGACAAGACGCCGCTGGTCACGCGGGATCGTCTGGGCAAGGGGCAGGTGGTGCTGTTCCATGTCACCGCCAATGCCGAATGGTCGAACCTGCCCATTTCCGGCCTCTTCGTCGAGATGCTGAACCGGCTTGTCGCCACGGCCCGCGTGACCCCGGCCGAGGCGCAGGCAGATGATCGCGACCAGCCTTTCTGGACGGCCGAGACGATCCTTGACGGATTCGGCCGGGCGCAGGCGCCCGATGGGCTGGCCCCGGTCCGGGCCGAGGATATCGCCCAAAGCCCCGGACCGGGCCACCCGGCAGGGATCTATGCCGCCGGGGAACGCCGCCGCGCCCTGAATGCGGGGCTGGAATATCGGCTGGCCGACTGGTCCGGCGCACAGGTCGAACGGCCCGAAGCCGCTCAGGGGCGCGATGTAAAGGGGATCCTGCTGGCGCTGGCCGCGCTGCTCTTGGCGGCGGATGCGCTTGGCTCCAGCCTGCTGGCGGGGCAAAGGCGGCGCGGCGCGATTGCCTCGGCGCTGGTGCTGGCGATGCTTTGGCCCGCGCCGCGCGCCACCGCGCAGGATCTGAACGCCGAACTGATCCGCGCCGCCGATGAGGTCGCGCTGGCCTATGTCACCACCGGCGATGGCGAGGTCGACGAAACCTCTCGTCAGGGGCTGGAAGGGCTGTCGGATATCCTGCGGCAACGCACCTCGGTCGAGCCGGGGGCGCCGGTGGCCATCGATCTGGACAATGACGACCTGTCCGTGCTGACCTTTCTGTATTGGCCGGTCACCGACGACCAGCCTCTGCCATCGCCGCAGGCCTATCTGCGGCTGAACCACTATCTGCGCTCGGGCGGGATGATCCTGTTCGACACCCGCGACGGCGATCTGGCGGGTCTGGGCGCGCCGGACATGTCACAATCGCTGCGCGATCTGGCCGCGCCGCTGAACATTCCGGCCCTGTCACCCGTGCCGCCCGATCACGTCCTGACCCGCAGCTTCTATCTGCTGCAGGAATTTCCCGGCCGCTGGCTGGGCGGCCCGGTCTGGGTCGAGGCCCCGCCCGCAGGGGCCGCGGCGGCCGAGGGCGTTCCCTTCCGGCAACTGAACGATGGCGTCAGCCCCGTGGTCATCGGCGGCAACAGCTGGGCCGAGGCCTGGGCCGTGGATGATGACGGCAACCCGGTCTATCCCCTTGGCACCGGCTGGGAAGGCGAGCAGCAGCGCGAGATGGCCTATCGCTTTGGCGTCAATCTGGTGATGTATGTGCTGACCGGGAATTACAAATCCGATCAGGTCCACGTTCCCGCGCTTCTGGACCGGCTGCGTCTGGAAGAGGAGGTCAGCCGATGACCCAGATCCGCTTTGATCCGGCGCTGCCCTGGGCGGCGATTGCGGTTCTGGCGGCGCTGGCGCTGCTGGTTGCGGTGTTCGCGCTGTGGCGCGGGCTGCGCGGCTGGGCCTGGCGCGGGCTGGCGGGGTTGGCCGCGGCGCTGGCGCTGGCGGGACCGGCGCTGGAACTGGGCAGCCGCGTGGCGCTGCGCGATATTGTGATCCTGCTGGATGACCGCTCTGCCAGCCAAAGCCTGCCCGGACGGCGCGAACAGACCGATGAAGCCGTCGAAAACCTGACCCACCAGATCGAGGCCATGCCCGGGACAGAGCTGCGCCGGATCACCTTGGGCGATGACAGGGACGGCACGCTTCTGGCCACCGAACTGGGCCGCGCCATCGCCGCCGAACCCGACAGCCGGCTGGCGGGCATCATCGCCATCAGCGACGGGCAGATCCATGACGCGCCGATGCTGCCCAAGACCGCCCCGGCCCCGACCCATCTTTTGCTGACCGGCCGTCCGCAGGACTGGGACCGGCGGCTGGTGGTCGAAGAGGCCCCGGCATTCGGGCTGATCGACCAGCAGGTCAAGATCCGGCTGCGCGTCGTCGATGAGGGCGCCGTCCCCGAGGATCTGCGCGGCAGGCCGGTGAACCTGCGCCTCAGCCTTGACGGAGAGAATGAGCGGCAGGTCGCGGTTCCCATCGGGGTGCCGCTGGAACTGCCGGTCACGCTGGACCATGCGGGGCAGAATATCGTGCAGATCGGCTTTGACGCGCCCGAAGGTGGCGAATTGACCGAGCGTAACAACTCTGCCGCGATCAGCATCAATGGCGTGCGCGACCGGCTGCGGGTGCTGTTGATCTCGGGCGCGCCGCATGCGGGGGAACGGACATGGCGCAATCTGCTGAAATCGGATGCGGCGGTGGATCTGATCCATTTCACCATCCTGCGCCCGCCGGATAAGGGCGATGGCGTTCCGGTCAATGAACTGGCGCTGATCGCCTTTCCGACGCAGGAACTGTTCATGCAGCGGATCGACGATTTCGATCTGATCATCCTTGACCGCTATCGCGTGCAGGGGATCCTGCCGCCCTCTTACTACCAGAACATCGTGCGCTATGTGCAGCAGGGCGGCGCGGTTCTGGTGGCGGCGGGGCCGGAAATGTCGGGGGTGGAAAGCCTGAACCTGTCGCCTCTGGGATCGATCCTGCCCGCCCGCCCGACCGGGCGCGTGATCGAAGAGCCGTTCTTGCCGCAGCTGACCGAAGATGGCCGCCGCCACCCGGTCACGGCCGATCTGCCCGGCGCGCCGCCCGCAGACGGGACGGCAGATGGGGACACGACCGATCAATGGGGCCGCTGGCTGCGCATGTCCGAGGCGGTGCCTGCGGGCGATGCGCAGGTTGCGATGTCGGGGCCGGATGATGCGCCGCTGCTGATCCTTGACCGCGTGGGCGAGGGCAGGGTGGCGATGCTGACCTCGGATCAGGTCTGGCTGTGGGGGCGCGGATTCGAGGGCGGCGGCCCGCAGCTGGAATTGCTGCGCCGCATCGCGCATTGGTCGATGAAGGAACCCGAACTGGAAGAGGAATCGCTGCGCGCCGAACTGCTGGGCGATCTGGATATCCGCATCACCCGCCGCAGCATGCAGGAACGCGCCGGTCCGCTGATCGTGACCCTGCCCGATGGCAGCGACAGCACCGTGACCCTGACCGAGGCCGCGCCGGGCCGCTTTACTGCCGACTGGACCGCGCCGGAACCGGGTCTGTACAGGCTGCGCGAAGGGCAGCAGCGCGCGGTGATTGCGGTGGGCCCTGCCGCGCCACGCGAATTCGAACGCACCCTTACGGATGAGACGCAGATTCTGCCGCTGGTTGAGGCAACCGGCGGCGCGGCGCTGCGGCTGTCCGACGGCATCCCCGATCTGCGCAGCGTGACCCCGGGCCGCGCCGCCACGGGCCGGGGCGTGGCGGGCGACTGGATCGGCATCACGCCGCGCGATGCGGGCACGGTCACCGGCCTGCAGCGCCGCCCGCTTCTGCCCGGCTGGGCCTGGCTTGTGCTGATCTCTGGCCTGATCCTGACCGGCTGGCTGGCCGAGGGTCGCCGGGGTGGCAATCCCGCGCCCAAGGGGCAGCCGCAGGGAACCGGTCCCGTCTGATCCGCTTGCCAAGGCGGGATGTCGTTGCTAACCCAAAGTAAATCGTGTGAAGGACAGAGAATGGCTGACGCAGAGCGCAACCCCGCACCCTATACAGAGACTGATCTGTCGCTGATCAAGCGGATCATCCCGCATCGCTATCCCTTCCTCTTCATCGACAAGGTGCGCGACATCGTTCCCTTCGAAGGCGGGGTCGGCATCAAGAATGTCACCAATAACGAGCCGCATTTTCAGGGCCATTTCCCCGATCAGCCGATCATGCCGGGCGTCACCATCGTCGAGGCGATGGCCCAGACCTCGGCCATCGTGGTGGGCATCAGCATGAACATCATCGACCAGCCCATGCTGACCTATTTCATGGGGATCGATAAGTGCAAGTTTCGCCGCATGGTGGTGCCGGGCGATGTGCTGGAACTGCATTGCAAGGCGCTGCGCGGTGGCGGCAAGATCTGGAAATTCGAAGGCAAGGCCATTGTGGATGGCGAAATCTGCGCGACAGCCGAATTCACCGCAATGATGGCACGCGCAGAAGATGGCTGAGGCACGCATCCATCCCTCGGCCGTGATCGAGGAAGGGGCGCGGATCGGCGACGATGTCGAGATCGGCCCCTTTTGCGTCATTGGACCGCAGGTCACGCTGGCCGACCGGGTGGTGCTGAAATCCCATGTCGTCGTCACCGGCGAAACCACGATCGGCGAAGAGACGGTGATCTTTCCCTTCGCCTCGATCGGAGAGGTGCCGCAGGATCTGAAATTCCGTGGCGAGCGGGCCCGGCTGGAGGTCGGCGCACGCAACCGCATCCGCGAATATGTGACCATGAACCCGGGCACCGAGGGTGGCGGCGGGATCACCCGCGTCGGCGATGACGGGCTGTTCATGGCGGGCAGCCATGTCGCCCATGACTGCCAGATCGGGGACCGGGTCATTCTGGTCAACAATGCCTCGGTCGCGGGTCATTGCCATCTGGAAGATGACGTGATCATCGGCGGGCTGTCCGGCGTGCATCAATGGGTGCGCATCGGGCGCGGCGCGATGATCGGCGCGGTGACCATGGTGACGGCCGATGTCATCCCCTACGGGCTGGTCCAGGGGCCGCGCGGCCGTCTGGACGGGCTGAACCTTGTCGGCTTGAAGCGTCGCGGCGCGACCCGCGCCGATATCATAGCCCTGCGCGAGATGCTGGGCGACCTGTCCCGCACCTCGTTCCGCGAAGGTGCCCGGCTGCGGGCGCAAGAGGAAGGGACAAGCCCGATGGTGCGCGATGTGCTGGAGTTCATCCTTGGCCCCTCAGACCGCTCTTTCCTGACGATGAAGACATGACCAGAACCGCTGTCATTGCCGGGCAGGGCGGGCTGTCCGCCGCTGTCGTCCAGAACCTCGACAATCCGCTGGTCTATGCGCTGGAGGGCTATGCGCCCGATTTCCCGGCCGAGCCCTTTCGCATCGAACGGCTGGTGCCCTTTCTGGACGGGCTGATCGAGGCCGATGTCAGCCGCGTGGTCTTTGCAGGCGCCATCCGCCGCCCGCGCCTTGACCCCGAACTGTTCGATCCGCGCACGGCGCAGCTGGTGCCGCGCATCCTGATGGCGATGCAATCGGGCGACGATGCCGCGCTGCGCGCCGTGCTGGACCTGTTCGAGGAATTCGGCCTGTCGATCCTTGGCATCGCCGAAGCCGCGCCGGATCTGGTGCCGGCTGCAGGGCTGCTGGTCGGTGAGCCCAGCGATGCCGACCGCCGCGACGCCGACCGCGCGGCCGAGCTTTTG from Paracoccus fistulariae carries:
- a CDS encoding LpxI family protein, with protein sequence MTRTAVIAGQGGLSAAVVQNLDNPLVYALEGYAPDFPAEPFRIERLVPFLDGLIEADVSRVVFAGAIRRPRLDPELFDPRTAQLVPRILMAMQSGDDAALRAVLDLFEEFGLSILGIAEAAPDLVPAAGLLVGEPSDADRRDADRAAELLAATGALDIGQGAVVAQGLCMAMETLPGTEAMLDFAARHAGLRPRADGAKGVLFKAPKPGQDRRIDLPTIGPDTVAQAGKAGLAGIAWPSGSVILLERDECIRRAQDAGLFLWSRG
- a CDS encoding DUF4159 domain-containing protein, translating into MLVLGPLGFAAPWILSALIALPVLWVILRAMPPAPRRVSFPGVELLQGLADRVPIAHRTPWWLLLLRMLAIAALILAFAGPLWRPVLQVQGNGPLLVVMDAGWAAAPDWASRQGRAERALTQAAAAGRPAALLIADGQGKGALEFAPADTLLARLRAAEPVSWRSTLPPDPSTALANLPEGELQSLWLSDGLDHPGRSEWLADLTARGPVTVVPPLQAARALTLHGGDTPSLTLTSADDTAPEILAVGPDPQGIERPLARLTPGDGVTQGGVTSRPTAIDLPPELRNRITRFQIAEEGHAGAVVLADDRVKRRKVGLVGDPDRQAEGQQLLSPLHYLRRALAPSTDLVEGNLGDVLRSAPDVVIVVDQVNLPRIGELAEWVDAGGLLIRFAGPHMAADEDLLSEPLLPVALRQGGRDIGGALSWGDPRGLAPFPADGVFAGLNVPGDVSIRAQLMAQPAPELAPRTIAALSDKTPLVTRDRLGKGQVVLFHVTANAEWSNLPISGLFVEMLNRLVATARVTPAEAQADDRDQPFWTAETILDGFGRAQAPDGLAPVRAEDIAQSPGPGHPAGIYAAGERRRALNAGLEYRLADWSGAQVERPEAAQGRDVKGILLALAALLLAADALGSSLLAGQRRRGAIASALVLAMLWPAPRATAQDLNAELIRAADEVALAYVTTGDGEVDETSRQGLEGLSDILRQRTSVEPGAPVAIDLDNDDLSVLTFLYWPVTDDQPLPSPQAYLRLNHYLRSGGMILFDTRDGDLAGLGAPDMSQSLRDLAAPLNIPALSPVPPDHVLTRSFYLLQEFPGRWLGGPVWVEAPPAGAAAAEGVPFRQLNDGVSPVVIGGNSWAEAWAVDDDGNPVYPLGTGWEGEQQREMAYRFGVNLVMYVLTGNYKSDQVHVPALLDRLRLEEEVSR
- a CDS encoding hydroxypyruvate isomerase family protein, whose amino-acid sequence is MPRFAANLTYLFTELPMLDRFAAAAEAGFGAVEILYPYDMDPRALFQAAQSAGLEIVLMNCPPPNWSGGPRGFAAVPGLESRFRSDFDRALRLAQALHIRHIRIIPGAAQGRHARRTLIENLTWAAARAPHANLVMKPVSPTILPGSYLCDFGLAAEIIAEVGAGNLGLQLDSFHAQDMTGSVLSVWREHASLIRHVQIAGHPHRHEPAVDDPEFLALFQDMDSQDFQGWVSARYNPSARTDLGLGWLDNATRR
- the fabZ gene encoding 3-hydroxyacyl-ACP dehydratase FabZ, whose amino-acid sequence is MADAERNPAPYTETDLSLIKRIIPHRYPFLFIDKVRDIVPFEGGVGIKNVTNNEPHFQGHFPDQPIMPGVTIVEAMAQTSAIVVGISMNIIDQPMLTYFMGIDKCKFRRMVVPGDVLELHCKALRGGGKIWKFEGKAIVDGEICATAEFTAMMARAEDG
- the lpxA gene encoding acyl-ACP--UDP-N-acetylglucosamine O-acyltransferase, translating into MAEARIHPSAVIEEGARIGDDVEIGPFCVIGPQVTLADRVVLKSHVVVTGETTIGEETVIFPFASIGEVPQDLKFRGERARLEVGARNRIREYVTMNPGTEGGGGITRVGDDGLFMAGSHVAHDCQIGDRVILVNNASVAGHCHLEDDVIIGGLSGVHQWVRIGRGAMIGAVTMVTADVIPYGLVQGPRGRLDGLNLVGLKRRGATRADIIALREMLGDLSRTSFREGARLRAQEEGTSPMVRDVLEFILGPSDRSFLTMKT
- a CDS encoding DUF1285 domain-containing protein; the protein is MPQESDKNVSAEGIAAAASKAAKGGLPPVHLWNPPFCGDLDMEIRADGTWFYQGTPIGRPAMVRLFSTVLKREDGKFFLVTPVEKVGIRVQDAPFIATDAEILPDRVTFTTNVGDEVLADADHPIIMRGDAQEPRPYVHVRAGLEALIDRKTFYRLAAAADEVDGRTGVRSAGQFFALEP
- a CDS encoding DUF58 domain-containing protein, which produces MSLGPAELRAEAQGVSAHLPGLILSAERLSHMVAPGAHGLRRAGPGEDFWQYRPAERGEAARNIDWRRSARSDGEFVRDREAQSAQTLSLWVSGGQGMRYSGDPERVTKVQRAQVLALALGMIALRGGEKVGLLGQPARAGRRQVERLAQAISASVAAETDGDAPLPDVLRPNQRLVIISDFLTDPSWVQALLARAGSIGLRGVLLQVLDPDEEEFPFSGAVEFRSLSGTMRHDSRDAAGLREAYLLRLAERRDWLLKHAQGAGWHFGQHRTDHSAAVALGWLYQVLGG
- a CDS encoding AAA family ATPase, which produces MSLDENLVPEVERLGQQLSDARASIERRFVGQHDVVEQVLAAILSGGHALLVGQPGLGKTMLVDTLATVMGLDSQRIQFTPDLMPADILGSEVLDVLPDGSRAFRFIEGPVFTQLLMADEINRASPRTQSALLQAMQEREVTVSGKHRPLGRPFHVLATQNPIEQEGTYPLPEAQLDRFLMQVDVDYPDRDTERDILLATTGIEEAQAHAAFTADALIAAQKLVRRMPVGETVVEAILDLVRAFRPGSDEADRSVADALVWGPGPRAAQALMLVTRARAVLNGRFAPVLDDVAAFAAPVLRHRMSLSFAALARGETVDGVIARVLDARLLRQQAA